The genomic segment ACGCGCGCCGGTCGCGGGGAAGCTCGCCTCGATCAGCGCCGGCAGTTCCTGGGCCACATAGTCGTGCATGCGGTAATGCTTCGCCCACGGTGCACGGGTGGCGTTGAGGTAGAACCCTGCCCCCTTGCCCAGGTCGTAGCCTTCGGCATCAGCCACGTCATCGCCACGCGGGCTGGTGTCGGGCGCAACGATGATCACGCCGTGCTCGGCCGCATAGCGCTGCGCGCCGGCCTTGGTGATGAAGTTCTGCTCGGTGCAGGTCAGCCCGCTCAACCAATACAGCACTGGCAGCGCCTGCGTCTCCGCCTGTGGCGGCAGGTACACGGCGAACTGCATGTCGCAGCCCAGCGTGGTCGAATGATGACGGTAGACGTCCTGCCAGCCACCGAAGCAGGCGCGGTGTTCGATGCGTTCCATGGGTTCCTCCCGAGGGGCGGCAGGCCCTCAAGCCTGCCACCCGGCGCGGCTCAGTAGTGGACCACCGAACGGATCGACTTGCCTTCATGCATCAGGTCGAAGGCGTCGTTGATCTTGTCCAGGTCCATGGTGTGGGTGACGAACGGGGCCAGTTCGATATCGCCCTTCATCGCGTCCTCGACCATGCCGGGCAGCTGGCTGCGACCCTTCACGCCACCGAAGGCGGTGCCCATCCACTTGCGGCCGGTCACCAGCTGGAACGGGCGGGTGGAGATTTCCTGCCCAGAACCGGCCACGCCGATCACCACGCTCTGGCCCCAGCCACGGTGCGCGCATTCCAGCGCCGCGCGCATCACGTTGACGTTGCCGATGCATTCGAAGCTGTGGTCCACGCCCCAGGTGGTCATCTCGACGATGACCTGCTGGATGGGCGTGTCGAAGTCTTTCGGGTTGATGCAGTCGGTGGCTCCGAATTCACGGGCCAGCTCGAACTTGGACGGATTGGTGTCCACCGCGATGATGCGGCCGGCCTTGGCCTGGCGCGCACCCTGGATCACCGCCAGGCCGATGCCGCCGAGGCCGAACACCGCCACGCTGTCGCCTTCCTGCACCTTGGCGGTGTTGTGCACCGCACCGATGCCGGTGGTGACGCCGCAGCCGAGCAGGCAGACGTGCTCCGGGTTCGCGTCCGGATTGATCTTCGCCAGCGAAACCTCGGCCACCACGGTGTACTCGCTGAAGGTCGAGCAGCCCATGTAGTGGTACAGCGGCTCGCCGTTGTAGCTGAAGCGGCTGGTGCCGTCGGGCATCACGCCCTTGCCCTGGGTGGCGCGCACGGCCACGCACAGGTTGGTCTTGCCGCTCTTGCAGAACAGGCACTCGCCACACTCGGCGGTGTACAGCGGAATCACGTGGTCGCCCGGCTTGACGCTGGTCACGCCCTCGCCCACCTCCACCACGATCCCCGCGCCTTCATGGCCCAGCACCACCGGGAACAGGCCTTCCGGATCGTCGCCGGACAGGGTGAACGCATCGGTGTGGCACACACCTGTGTGGGTGATCCTGACCAGCACTTCGCCGGCCTTCGGCGGGGCGACGTCGATCTCGACGATCTGCAGCGGCTGGCCGGGACCAAAGGCGACGGCGGCACGGGACTTCATGGTGGCTTCTCCAAAGACAGGCAATGACAGGATGCGCGGCGCAACGTTGCGCCGTCGTTTACTTCAGGTACGAGCGGATCAACGCGCTCATGTCGCGCACGCGTTCGGCGCGTTGTTCGTCGGAGGCCGCAGGCTGGCCGAACTCCTCGCGCAGATGCGCCTCCATCACCTCGGACATCAGGCCGTTGACCGCGCCCCGGATGGCGGCGATCTGCTGCAGCACCGGCCCGCAGTCGGCACCGGCTTCCAGCGCGCGGTCCAGCGCATCGCACTGGCCGCGGATGCGGCGCACGCGGGCCAGCACCTTCTTTTTCTCTTCGGGGGAGTGCGGCATGGCGCGGCCACCTCTGAACTATACTGGAGGATAGTATACATGGAAGCAATTGCCTTGACGCAAATGGCTTCCTGGAGCTCCGGGACGGCAGCTTTTAATCAAGCAAAATCAATTGCTTGAAATGACCCAGCGGCCACCAACGCTGTGTCAGGCAAGCTATCGGGGGCAACATCTGGAATCAAATAATGGGCATTGGCATCCAACTCGGGCGCATCACCGATGAGATCGGCAGCAGCGATTTTCTGTATGCGTTCTTCTCGACAATCAGCGGCAATCTGGAACCGGATGGATGGGGAAGCCGCTTCCCGATCATCATGGAGCAGCTCTATGCCGGCTGCGTGCAGAAATCAGATGCGGCCACCGCGCTGTTCGAAATGCACGTCATCCGCACTGAGCTAGCCGAAATGCCACCGACCCATGCCATCTGGTCGTTCGACGATCGAGCGCAGCGTCCGCCGTGGGGAGACGATATCGCTCCCGAAATTGATAGCTTGGGGAACTATTTCGTCACTGCACATGGGCGTGATCTGATTGCGCTTCTGATTGATGTACTTGAAGCACTTCAGGAAGGCGGAGACACGTCTGCCCGGATCGTCAGCTATTGATGCGTCCGGCTCAATCGAACAGCCCCTCACCCGCCAACCGGGTCAGTTCATCCACCACGTAGCGCACTTTCGGCCGCAGGTGACGGGTTGGCGGCCACAGCGCGTGGATGTCGATGTGGCGCTGCATGTGCGCGTCCAGCACCGATTGCAGCGCGCCGGATTGCAGGTGACGGCGTACCAGCGACGCCGGCATCTGGCAGATGCCCAGCCCGGCGATGGCGGCGTCGATCACCGCATCGCCGTCGTTGAGCTGGTAGGCCGCGTTGGGGATGAAGGTTCCTTCGGCATCATCACTGCCGATGCGCCACGCTACCGGCTGCCCGTGGCGGAAGCCAACGATGCTGCGGTGCTGTGCCAGTTCCTCCACACTGCCCGGCACGCCGTGCGCCTGCAGGTAGGCCGGCGCGGCGCAGGTGACCAGGCGCTGGCGGCCCAGCCGGCGCGCGACCAGGTGCTCGGCCTGGTGCAGGCCGCCGAAACGGATCAGCAGGTCGATGCCTTCCTCGACGGGATCGACGAAGTGATCGGTGAAGGTCATCGTCAGCTGCAGGTCCGGGTATTGCCGGCACAGGCGCAACAGCACCGGCAGCACCACCAGCCGCCCGAACGAGGACGGCATGTCGATGCGCAGCCGCCCGCTGGGCAGGCCGGCCGAGCCCAGGCAGGCCTCGGCGGCGGAAATCTCTTCCAGCGCGGCCGCACACGAAGCGTAATAGGCCTCGCCATCGGTGGTCAGCGCGATGCGCCGCGTGGTGCGATGGAACAGGCGCACGCCCAGCCGCGCTTCCAGCCGGGCGATGGCCTTGCCCACGGCCGAGCGCGAGATGCCCAGCGTATCGGCGGCCTCGGTGAAACTGCCCGAGCGGGCCGTGGTGACGAACGTGACCAGGCCATTCAAGGATTCCAGCGGCAGCATCTTCAATCCCTCATTAGGGACAAATAGTCCCGCACCAAGGGAAATCGAAGCGCTTTATGCGCCCGCATGTCAACTCCATCCTGTGTGCATGGCGCCGCTGGCGCCCCTCCCCCCGCACCGAGATAACCGAGATGACCGCCACCCTGTTCCACCCGTTCGACCTGGCCGGCACTGCCCTGCGCAACCGCATCGCGATGGCTCCGATGACCCGTGCCCGCAACCCCGGGTCGGTCGCCAACGACCTCACCGCGCAGTACTACCGGCAGCGTGCCAGTGCCGGCCTGATCATCAGCGAAGGCACGCCGGTCTCGCCGCAGGGCCAGGGCTACATCGACGTGCCGGGCATCTGGTCGGCCGAACAGGTGGCGGGTTGGAAGCAGGTCACCGAGGCGGTGCATGCCGCGCAGGGCACGATCTTCGCCCAGCTCTGGCACGTGGGCCGCATGTCGCATGCCTCGCTGCAGCCCGGAGGTGGCCAGCCGGTCAGCGCCGGCACCCGCCCGGTCGCCAGCGCACCGAAGAACACCTCGTTCGTGTACCTGGACGACGGCAGCCGCGGCCACGCCGATCCCACTCCGGCACGTGCGCTGGATACGGCCGAGATTCCAGGCATCGTCGACGACTTCGTGCGCGGTGCCGACAACGCGATCGCCGCCGGCTTCGACGGCATCGAACTGCATGCCGCCAACGGCTACCTGTTCGAACAGTTCCTCAACCCGCTCATCAACCAGCGCGAGGACCGCTACGGCGGCTCGCTGCCGAACCGTGCGCGGTTGATCCTGGAGACGGTGGATGCGATGGCCGAACGCATCGGCGCGCACCGCATCGGCGTGCGGCTGGCCCCGAACAACCTCACCTTCGACATGCCGTTCTACCCCGACAACGAAGCCACCTATCTGTACCTGGCCGAGGAACTGGGAAAGCGCGGGCTGGCCTACGTGCACCTCAACGACAATCTGCAACAGGGTGAATCGGTGCTGGGTGAGGCGTTCCTGCAGCAGTTCAAGCAGTCTTACGGCGGCACGCTGATCCTGGCTGGCGGCATGACCCGCGAGCGCGCCCTGCAGCTGGTCGAGGCCGGCACCATCGATCTGGCCGCGTTTGGCCAGCCGTTCATCGCCAACCCGGATCTGGTCGAGCGCCTGCAGCACGACATCGCACTGGCCACTCCGGACCGCAGCAGCTATTACGGTGGCGGCGAGGCGGGCTATCTCGATTACCCGCGCGCGCAGTAGATCCACGCCATGCGTGGATGCGGGCGTACACTGCCTGCCCGCATCCACTGAGCCTGCTTATGGATACGCCCACCGCAGCGTTCATCGTCAATCTCGACGTCCCCGATCTGGCCGCGGCTGAAGCCTTCTACACCGCAGCCTTCGGCCTGCGCATCGGCCGCCGCCTTGGCCCGGGCGCCGTGGAACTGCTCGGCGGGCCGACCCCGCTGTACCTGCTGCACAACGAGGAAGGCAGCGCCGCCACCGAGGACGGCGACGTGCGCGACTACGAGCGCCATTGGACGCCGCTGCATCTGGACTGGGTGGTGGATGACATCGCGGCCGCGCTGGCGCGTGCGGTTGCGGCTGGAGCAACGCTGGAGCAGCCGGTGCGCGAGCGTCACTGGGGCCACATCGCGGTACTGGCCGATCCGTTCGGCCACGGCTTCTGCCTGATCCAGTTCAGTGGCGAAGGCTACGACGCGCTGGTTGACTGACCGGCGCGCCGGTCACCACGGCAACGGCACCGCCTCGCCGTTGGCGCGCTCGCCGTAGTACAGCGACGGCAGCAGGCGCGAGAGGAAGCTGAACTCCGTGTAGCAGTGCTTGAGCAGGCCCAGTCCGACCGCATCGCTGGCATCGCGCTGCGGTTCGGCGCTGTCCAGGCCCAGCACGAATCGGCTGCGCAGCACGCAGCCGAACGGCGTATCGCGCGCGACGTGCAACATCTGCCCATCGCAAGGGTCGCCATGCGCATCCAGGCGCACGTGATCGCCAAAACCGATGCGTGCGGCGATCACCGCCGACACATCACCCGCATCCTGCGCCGCCTGCAGGCGCTCGGGTGCAAGCAGCGTGCGCGGGTCATGAAACTTCAGCCGCGCTGCCACCGGCGGAATGTCGGCCAGCGATTCCACCGCATGGATGCTGGCGCCATGGTAGCTGCGGCCGCGCTGCCAGGCTGCGTCCCAGCCGCGATGCTCGACGTGATCGAGCGGATGCCACCAGCGGATGTGCTGGGTGGTCTCGAAGAAGGTGAACCACCAGTCGAGCATGCGGCCCTTGCAGCCGTGCAGATCGGTACGAACGGCCACCCGCAGGGTGCCGTCTTCGCGGCGCTGGATGCCGGTCTCCAGACGCATCGGCGCCGGGTCGAGCAGATCGTGGTGGTCCAGCCAGGCGCGAGCGTTCACAGCGGTATCCATCGGGGGGTCTCCTGCGGGGTTGAGAAGCCCGACAATACGGAAACGCTCTACGTTTCGCAATTAACCCAATGCGGTAAGATGGGCGCAATGAACAGCACCACCCTGCCCGAGCCCACAACGCCGACCCGTCGCCGCGGTCGCCCCGCGCGACCGGAAGCCGAAGTCCGCCATGCGGTACTGCAGGCCACCCTGGAACTGCTGCTGGCACAGGGTTACGAAGCGACCACCATCGAAGCGGTGGCAGCGCATGCCGGGGTAGCGAAGAAGACCGTGTACCGCCATGCCAGCAACCGCGAGGAACTGGTGGGGTTGGCGGTGCGTGAGTGGACCGACGGCTTCGCGCCGCAGCTGCAGCGTGATGCCCGCAACGCCGACGAAGTGCTGCCGGTGCTGCACGCGATCCTGCAGGCGGTCTGCGCACAAGCGCTGTCGGCGCAGGCAGTGCAGGTGTTCCGCCTGCTCGCCACCGACTTCCCCGGCAAGGACGCGCTGCTGCAGGCCTATCTGCACAACGGCATCGAACGCGGCCGCGTGCTGCTGGCCGACTGGCTGGCGCGGCAGCAGCAGCGCGGGCTGCTGCGCGATGCAGACCACCCGTGCACGGCAAGGCTGATCCTGGCGATGGCCGTGGCCGAGCCACTGCGCGAGCGCGTGATCGGCGTGGTGGCCGAGGATGCGCCGGTGGACGTGCATCTACATGAGTGCGTGGCGTTGTTGGGGCCGGTGTTGCAGGTGCCGTAGCCTGGCGCCATCCAGGAATGCCCTGTCCCGGTGGGTGCCGATCGTTGGTCGGCACTCCTGCAGCGACTCACTCGCGCAGCATGTCCACGAACGCACGCAGCGCCGCCGGCATCTGCCGCTGCTTCGGGTAGTACAACGCGAAACCGGCGAACGGTTCGCTCCAGTCTTCCAGCACCGCCACCATCTGCCCCGAGTCGATGTATGGCCGCGCGGTGTCTTCCAGCACGTAAGCCAGGCCGATGCCATCAAGCACCGCGCCGACCACGGTGCCCTGCTCGCCCAGCGTCAGCCTTCCGGGCACGTCGATCTCCAACGCCTGCCCACCACGCTCGAACTGCCACTTGTACAGATGGCCACTGGCGAAGCGGAAGCGGATGCATTCATGCGCAGCAAGATCGCGCGGATGCTGCGGGGCTGGACGTCGCCGCAGGTAGTCCGGCGCGCCGACGATCAGCCCGCGCAGCGGCGGCCCCATCGGCACTGCCACCATGTCCTCGGGGATGAACTCATGCAGGCGCACGCCGGCGTCGTAGCCTTCGGCAACGATATCGACCAGGCCATCGTTCTCGGTCAGCTCCACCCGCACGTCCGGATGCGCGTGCAGGAAGCGCGCAAGCCGCGGCCCCAGCTGGGTCGCCACCGCCGCGCGGGTGGCGTTGATGCGCAGCAGGCCGGCCGGGGCGGCGCGGAACTGGTTCATCTCTTCCAGCGCGTC from the Stenotrophomonas maltophilia genome contains:
- the fghA gene encoding S-formylglutathione hydrolase; amino-acid sequence: MERIEHRACFGGWQDVYRHHSTTLGCDMQFAVYLPPQAETQALPVLYWLSGLTCTEQNFITKAGAQRYAAEHGVIIVAPDTSPRGDDVADAEGYDLGKGAGFYLNATRAPWAKHYRMHDYVAQELPALIEASFPATGARAISGHSMGGHGALVIALRNPGRYRSVSAFSPIVAPSHVPWGQKAFHAYLGDNPADWAQWDTCALVATASERLPLLVDQGGADEFLQTQLQPERLQQACDAAGHPLTLRLQPGYDHSYYFIASFIGEHVAHHARALQG
- a CDS encoding VOC family protein, whose amino-acid sequence is MDTPTAAFIVNLDVPDLAAAEAFYTAAFGLRIGRRLGPGAVELLGGPTPLYLLHNEEGSAATEDGDVRDYERHWTPLHLDWVVDDIAAALARAVAAGATLEQPVRERHWGHIAVLADPFGHGFCLIQFSGEGYDALVD
- a CDS encoding alkene reductase; translated protein: MTATLFHPFDLAGTALRNRIAMAPMTRARNPGSVANDLTAQYYRQRASAGLIISEGTPVSPQGQGYIDVPGIWSAEQVAGWKQVTEAVHAAQGTIFAQLWHVGRMSHASLQPGGGQPVSAGTRPVASAPKNTSFVYLDDGSRGHADPTPARALDTAEIPGIVDDFVRGADNAIAAGFDGIELHAANGYLFEQFLNPLINQREDRYGGSLPNRARLILETVDAMAERIGAHRIGVRLAPNNLTFDMPFYPDNEATYLYLAEELGKRGLAYVHLNDNLQQGESVLGEAFLQQFKQSYGGTLILAGGMTRERALQLVEAGTIDLAAFGQPFIANPDLVERLQHDIALATPDRSSYYGGGEAGYLDYPRAQ
- a CDS encoding DAPG hydrolase family protein — its product is MDTAVNARAWLDHHDLLDPAPMRLETGIQRREDGTLRVAVRTDLHGCKGRMLDWWFTFFETTQHIRWWHPLDHVEHRGWDAAWQRGRSYHGASIHAVESLADIPPVAARLKFHDPRTLLAPERLQAAQDAGDVSAVIAARIGFGDHVRLDAHGDPCDGQMLHVARDTPFGCVLRSRFVLGLDSAEPQRDASDAVGLGLLKHCYTEFSFLSRLLPSLYYGERANGEAVPLPW
- a CDS encoding S-(hydroxymethyl)glutathione dehydrogenase/class III alcohol dehydrogenase — translated: MKSRAAVAFGPGQPLQIVEIDVAPPKAGEVLVRITHTGVCHTDAFTLSGDDPEGLFPVVLGHEGAGIVVEVGEGVTSVKPGDHVIPLYTAECGECLFCKSGKTNLCVAVRATQGKGVMPDGTSRFSYNGEPLYHYMGCSTFSEYTVVAEVSLAKINPDANPEHVCLLGCGVTTGIGAVHNTAKVQEGDSVAVFGLGGIGLAVIQGARQAKAGRIIAVDTNPSKFELAREFGATDCINPKDFDTPIQQVIVEMTTWGVDHSFECIGNVNVMRAALECAHRGWGQSVVIGVAGSGQEISTRPFQLVTGRKWMGTAFGGVKGRSQLPGMVEDAMKGDIELAPFVTHTMDLDKINDAFDLMHEGKSIRSVVHY
- a CDS encoding Imm70 family immunity protein — its product is MGIGIQLGRITDEIGSSDFLYAFFSTISGNLEPDGWGSRFPIIMEQLYAGCVQKSDAATALFEMHVIRTELAEMPPTHAIWSFDDRAQRPPWGDDIAPEIDSLGNYFVTAHGRDLIALLIDVLEALQEGGDTSARIVSY
- a CDS encoding TetR/AcrR family transcriptional regulator, which encodes MGAMNSTTLPEPTTPTRRRGRPARPEAEVRHAVLQATLELLLAQGYEATTIEAVAAHAGVAKKTVYRHASNREELVGLAVREWTDGFAPQLQRDARNADEVLPVLHAILQAVCAQALSAQAVQVFRLLATDFPGKDALLQAYLHNGIERGRVLLADWLARQQQRGLLRDADHPCTARLILAMAVAEPLRERVIGVVAEDAPVDVHLHECVALLGPVLQVP
- a CDS encoding LysR family transcriptional regulator; this encodes MATDNLSHLAAFAAVARHRSFRRAGAELALSTSAVSYAIRALEERLGVGLFHRTTRSVALTEAGQRLLERLQPALGQVHDALEEMNQFRAAPAGLLRINATRAAVATQLGPRLARFLHAHPDVRVELTENDGLVDIVAEGYDAGVRLHEFIPEDMVAVPMGPPLRGLIVGAPDYLRRRPAPQHPRDLAAHECIRFRFASGHLYKWQFERGGQALEIDVPGRLTLGEQGTVVGAVLDGIGLAYVLEDTARPYIDSGQMVAVLEDWSEPFAGFALYYPKQRQMPAALRAFVDMLRE
- a CDS encoding LysR family transcriptional regulator: MLPLESLNGLVTFVTTARSGSFTEAADTLGISRSAVGKAIARLEARLGVRLFHRTTRRIALTTDGEAYYASCAAALEEISAAEACLGSAGLPSGRLRIDMPSSFGRLVVLPVLLRLCRQYPDLQLTMTFTDHFVDPVEEGIDLLIRFGGLHQAEHLVARRLGRQRLVTCAAPAYLQAHGVPGSVEELAQHRSIVGFRHGQPVAWRIGSDDAEGTFIPNAAYQLNDGDAVIDAAIAGLGICQMPASLVRRHLQSGALQSVLDAHMQRHIDIHALWPPTRHLRPKVRYVVDELTRLAGEGLFD
- the frmR gene encoding formaldehyde-responsive transcriptional repressor FrmR, coding for MPHSPEEKKKVLARVRRIRGQCDALDRALEAGADCGPVLQQIAAIRGAVNGLMSEVMEAHLREEFGQPAASDEQRAERVRDMSALIRSYLK